Genomic DNA from Candidatus Thorarchaeota archaeon:
AAGGCCTTGACGAAGTCGAGCCCCATCTGGTAGTAGTCTGCCAGCGTGGACTCTCTGAGTACGACGGGCAGGTTTCCAATGACCACGAAACTCGGCTCGTCATCAAAGCGAAGGTTAGCGTCCGCATCTGTCTCGTAGCGCACGTCCGCTCCGAAGACCTCAAGGCGCTTCCTTGCGAGGGAGTTGAAGTAGGTGACGAATACCTTCGTTCCGACAATGTACTTCTGAATACTGTACCGTTCGGACCGATTGACCTTGGCATCAAACTCCTGCCGGTCTCTTGCTATGAAGTAGCCCTTGCCGCCAGCCGCGCCGTACGACTTCACAATCACCGGTCCGTCAGCTTCGTCGATGGTCGAGAACTCGGGAGGTATAGTCAAGCCGGCCTCTCTCATCAGTCGTGACTTGAGTTGTCTGTCCTCTTCCCATCTGAGAAGTTCGCGGTTGCCAAACATGCGCATGTTGGACTTCAGGATTCTTGAGGCTCCCAGATACGCAACGAACGACCCATGCGGGATCATCACGACGTCTGACAGGTCGAGGTCAAGGATATCGTCGAAGGTGTTGACGATGACCAGTGAGTCGCCCAGTCCGAACGACTGGTAGAAGTCCTTCCTCTTGGGTGTACAGAACAGGAGTGTCTCGAATCCCTCGGCTCTGGCACCTGAGATTATGTTGAGTGCGCTGTGACTCGCTATGGTCCCTATCTTCATCCGACTATCCTCTCATAGTCTCGTCCTGTGCAAGACTCTCCACTCTGCGCGGCCACCTGTCTTATCCATCGGGCGTGTTCTGTAGGATACCTGCCGTCGAGGCAGGCGAGGCAGTTGTCCCTCATCCCGATTGCATTGACAAGACTATCCATGTCCTGGTAGATGACTGCATCCGCATCGATGAACTCCCGTATCTTCTCAAGGTCCTTTTCTGAGGCGATAAGCTCTCGCGACGTTGAGATGTCTATGCCATAGTAACAGGGGTGGTTCTGAGGCGGACACGTCACGGCAAAATAGACCTTGCGTGCACCACGCTTTCTCAAGTCTGCGACAATCATCTTGGCAGTGGTCCCTCTGACGATGCTGTCGTCCACAACAAGCAGGTCTCTCCCGCGTATCTTGTCCTCCAGGTAGAGGTACTTGTGACGCGCCATGGCATCCCGGTCTTTCTGGCTCCGTGCAATGAAAGTCCTCCCGAGATAGCGGTTCTTGAGAATGATCTCACGCATTGGGACTTTGAGTTCTTCTGCGAGAGCCTGTGCAGCAGGTCGGCTTGTGTC
This window encodes:
- a CDS encoding formate--phosphoribosylaminoimidazolecarboxamide ligase; protein product: MKIGTIASHSALNIISGARAEGFETLLFCTPKRKDFYQSFGLGDSLVIVNTFDDILDLDLSDVVMIPHGSFVAYLGASRILKSNMRMFGNRELLRWEEDRQLKSRLMREAGLTIPPEFSTIDEADGPVIVKSYGAAGGKGYFIARDRQEFDAKVNRSERYSIQKYIVGTKVFVTYFNSLARKRLEVFGADVRYETDADANLRFDDEPSFVVIGNLPVVLRESTLADYYQMGLDFVKAFKRLTDQALPGPFCLETIIDREQRVYTFEFSGRIVAGTNVWIPSSPYSYLQFGEPVWMGRRIAIEIRELQKAGQLDEATL